One window of Paenibacillus albicereus genomic DNA carries:
- a CDS encoding translation initiation factor IF-3 — MTVLINEQIKAFEVDLTGLGGERLGVVERTEALELARAAGADLVCTSLMSSPPPCRLMPKGKGKAAAQQEAAAARRSAGPAAAGGKPGAGGKGGADKAKELRFTAHIEEHDYDTKLRQADKHLRSGKPVQLVVKASGAKEAAAAKAVLERLLADLKEAGVKETGIQSSGKGAQVRVNPK, encoded by the coding sequence ATGACAGTGCTCATCAATGAGCAGATCAAGGCGTTCGAGGTGGATCTGACCGGCCTCGGCGGAGAACGGCTCGGGGTCGTGGAGCGGACGGAGGCGCTGGAGCTGGCGCGGGCGGCGGGAGCGGACCTCGTCTGCACGTCGCTCATGAGCAGCCCGCCTCCCTGCCGGCTGATGCCGAAGGGCAAGGGCAAGGCGGCGGCGCAGCAGGAAGCGGCGGCGGCGCGCCGCTCGGCCGGTCCGGCAGCAGCCGGGGGCAAGCCGGGCGCCGGCGGGAAGGGCGGAGCGGACAAGGCGAAGGAGCTGCGCTTCACCGCCCACATCGAGGAGCATGACTACGACACGAAGCTGCGCCAGGCGGACAAGCACTTGCGCTCGGGCAAGCCGGTGCAGCTGGTCGTCAAGGCGAGCGGGGCCAAGGAGGCGGCCGCCGCCAAAGCCGTGCTGGAGCGGCTGCTGGCCGATCTCAAGGAGGCCGGCGTCAAGGAAACCGGCATCCAGTCGAGCGGCAAGGGCGCGCAGGTGCGGGTGAATCCGAAGTAA
- a CDS encoding alpha-mannosidase has translation MTKRTAHILSHTHWDREWYLPYEKHHVRLVRLMDTLLDTLETDPGYRSFFLDGQTIILDDYLEVRPENRSRLEKLIRDGRIGIGPWYILQDAFLTSAEANVRNLQIGHEEAARWGQVSKIGYFPDTFGLFGQTPQLMRQAGIDNALFGRGVKPTGFNNEVGESSAYESSFSELVWEGPDGSRVLGILFANWYSNGNEVPTRAEDARAYWERKLADAGRYASTPHLLFMNGCDHQPIQTDLAEAIRMAGAVEPEVEFIHSNFPDYLDAVRSAADESALSVVRGELRSQLTDGWGTLVNTASSRVYLKQMNAAGQSVLERSAEPLAAYARLLGKEYPQHLLGYAWKLLLQNHPHDSICGCSVDEVHREMVTRFDKSRHVAETIVADSAAFVAEAVDTSVFGSYGADALPFVVFNPSGWKRSGAVSVELDAARIYFREGIGFDEMNRRMKELDLRGRALLDAQGQALACTVEDLGLQFGYDLPDDAFRQPYQCRRVRLTFQADAVPALGHAAYAWVRSDARPEAAPDIAADARTLDNGVLRVEVAEDGTFALTDRRTGRTFRDLGLYEDSGDIGNEYMFMGPKGVEPLTTRGVPATVSIVENGSGRASLEIVHEWAVPASADETLDREQREIVYYPQRQAGRSSELVPLRLRTVLALEQGSGRLDIVSSFDNQARDHRVRLLFPTGLAADTHTADSIFEAAVRPTEPAPEWDNPSNAQHQQAFADVSGLAADGAAAGLTVANVGLCEYEVLRDGRNTIAVTLLRSTGELGDWGYFPTPEAQCIGPHEARLALVPHGGDGAASGAYAEAYQLQTPWTAVQTGVHAGRLAAVGAPLAWEGESIALSAFKASPVTGDLIVRLYNLKREPGVLRLQAPTGASGAYRTGVLEQDTADELELRDGRAELAVGPAEIVTIGLR, from the coding sequence ATGACGAAGCGCACCGCGCACATCCTGTCCCATACCCACTGGGACCGAGAGTGGTACCTCCCCTACGAGAAGCATCACGTCCGCCTCGTCCGGCTGATGGACACGCTGCTGGACACGCTGGAGACCGATCCCGGCTACCGCAGCTTCTTCCTCGACGGCCAGACGATCATCCTCGACGACTACCTGGAGGTGCGCCCGGAGAACCGCTCCCGCCTCGAGAAGCTCATCCGGGACGGACGCATCGGCATCGGTCCCTGGTACATCTTGCAGGATGCCTTCCTGACGAGCGCCGAGGCCAACGTGCGCAACCTGCAGATCGGCCACGAGGAAGCGGCCCGCTGGGGACAGGTGTCCAAGATCGGCTACTTCCCCGACACGTTCGGCCTGTTCGGCCAGACGCCGCAGCTCATGCGGCAAGCGGGCATCGACAACGCGCTGTTCGGACGGGGCGTCAAGCCGACCGGCTTCAACAACGAGGTCGGCGAGTCGAGCGCCTACGAGAGCTCCTTCTCGGAGCTCGTCTGGGAAGGCCCGGACGGCTCGCGCGTGCTCGGCATCCTGTTCGCCAACTGGTACTCCAACGGCAACGAGGTGCCGACGCGCGCCGAGGACGCCCGCGCCTACTGGGAGCGCAAGCTCGCCGACGCCGGTCGCTACGCCTCGACGCCGCATCTGCTGTTCATGAACGGCTGCGACCACCAGCCGATCCAGACCGACCTGGCCGAAGCGATCCGCATGGCAGGCGCCGTCGAGCCCGAGGTGGAGTTCATCCACTCCAACTTCCCGGACTATCTGGACGCCGTCCGCTCCGCCGCGGACGAGTCCGCGCTGTCCGTCGTGCGCGGCGAGCTGCGCAGCCAGCTGACCGACGGCTGGGGCACGCTCGTGAACACCGCCTCCTCGCGCGTCTACCTGAAGCAGATGAACGCCGCCGGCCAGTCCGTGCTCGAGCGTTCGGCCGAGCCGCTCGCGGCCTACGCCCGGCTGCTCGGCAAGGAGTATCCGCAGCATCTGCTTGGCTACGCCTGGAAGCTGCTGCTCCAAAACCATCCGCATGACAGCATCTGCGGCTGCAGCGTCGACGAGGTGCACCGCGAGATGGTCACGCGCTTCGACAAGAGCCGCCACGTCGCCGAGACGATCGTGGCCGATTCGGCGGCGTTCGTCGCCGAGGCGGTGGACACCTCCGTGTTCGGAAGCTACGGCGCGGACGCGCTTCCGTTCGTCGTCTTCAACCCGTCGGGCTGGAAGCGCAGCGGCGCCGTATCGGTCGAGCTGGACGCGGCGCGGATCTACTTCCGCGAAGGCATCGGCTTCGACGAGATGAACCGCCGCATGAAGGAGCTCGACCTGCGCGGACGCGCGCTCCTCGATGCGCAAGGACAGGCGCTGGCCTGCACGGTGGAGGACCTCGGCCTGCAGTTCGGCTATGACTTGCCGGACGACGCGTTCCGCCAGCCGTACCAATGCCGCCGCGTGCGCCTGACGTTCCAGGCGGACGCCGTGCCGGCGCTCGGCCATGCGGCCTATGCCTGGGTCCGCTCGGACGCGCGGCCGGAGGCGGCCCCGGACATCGCGGCCGATGCCCGCACGCTCGACAACGGCGTGCTCCGCGTCGAGGTCGCCGAGGACGGCACGTTCGCGCTGACCGATCGGCGCACGGGGCGGACGTTCCGCGATCTCGGCCTGTACGAGGACAGCGGCGACATCGGCAACGAGTACATGTTCATGGGACCGAAAGGCGTGGAGCCGCTGACGACGCGCGGCGTGCCGGCGACGGTCTCGATCGTGGAGAACGGCTCCGGCCGCGCCTCGCTCGAGATCGTGCACGAATGGGCCGTGCCGGCCTCGGCCGACGAGACGCTGGACCGCGAGCAGCGCGAGATCGTGTACTACCCGCAGCGGCAGGCCGGACGCTCGTCCGAGCTCGTCCCGCTGCGCCTGCGCACCGTGCTCGCGCTGGAGCAAGGCAGCGGCAGGCTGGACATCGTCAGCTCGTTCGACAACCAGGCCCGCGACCACCGGGTGCGGTTGCTGTTCCCGACCGGACTGGCGGCGGACACGCATACGGCCGACTCGATCTTCGAGGCGGCCGTGCGGCCGACCGAGCCGGCTCCGGAGTGGGACAATCCGAGCAATGCCCAGCACCAGCAAGCGTTCGCCGACGTGAGCGGCCTGGCGGCGGACGGCGCGGCCGCCGGCTTGACGGTCGCCAACGTCGGTCTGTGCGAGTACGAGGTGCTGCGCGACGGGCGGAATACGATCGCCGTCACGCTGCTCCGCTCGACCGGCGAGCTCGGCGACTGGGGCTACTTCCCGACGCCGGAGGCCCAGTGCATCGGGCCGCATGAAGCGCGTCTCGCGCTCGTGCCGCATGGCGGCGACGGCGCGGCGAGCGGCGCGTACGCCGAGGCGTACCAGCTGCAGACGCCTTGGACGGCGGTGCAGACCGGCGTGCATGCGGGCAGGCTCGCGGCCGTCGGCGCGCCCCTCGCATGGGAGGGAGAGTCGATCGCCCTCTCCGCCTTCAAGGCCAGCCCGGTCACCGGCGACCTGATCGTGCGCCTGTACAACCTGAAGCGCGAGCCGGGAGTCCTGCGGCTGCAAGCTCCTACCGGCGCGTCCGGCGCCTACAGGACCGGCGTGCTCGAGCAGGATACGGCGGACGAGCTGGAGCTGCGCGATGGACGCGCCGAGCTCGCCGTCGGGCCGGCCGAGATCGTGACGATCGGCCTACGCTGA
- a CDS encoding ATP-dependent helicase, producing MNANLPLPFKKPLGAAGRGLPAATLASGDNSSRLVPDSDADSGYFRALESRGLFLNGPQIEAVRHGDGPLLTLAGAGSGKTSVLAARTGYLIAERGADPRAILLVTFSVKAAQEMKDRIAALPGIAHAAAKAVTARTFHSFFLQLLRSQGFRQEILGGGPLAVIVLKGMLRELGIADRLEPETALAALSEAKLSLRPLAELPESSQAERDLKRLLLRFEEWKEREGRMDFDDILLWSHRLLTERPALLRTLQDRFRLIMIDEFQDTSRLQYELIRLLAGKRANLMAVGDDDQTIYGFSGARSEYILGFRDAFPGARVVTLDTNYRSSASIVGLGNDIIRHNKARYAKTLKAVRTSRQVPLYIRPFTTDQEAAAVAAHIRERVEEGARGWGDFAILYRTASNSRAMFEQLVLSDIPFHLQDSGEPFYDQSAVRPLVDYLRLSVKRRDFAAMEGVLPSMYVGRAKGMAHIRAKDDPRPKKGPLIHLLTLDGLKDFQRDSIQARITFIKGLKALKPADAIRRMRKDFYDAWLDAEAAAGAGSAGTVYKETLREALDELEASAGRFADVPSFLAFVKRIGERHAEMRALPPEAARDAVKLMTIHKSKGLEFPAVVLIGASEGILPHSLALEADKLSDYGNGAAAAGDPASLREAALEEERRLAYVAVTRARDELLVSSPSLWRGRKTDVSRFLLDAFRPAAGTPAGSAGSGAAGGMAGMAGGPGSVSTGSAVSKAGAAGGMAGGASTGSAVSKADAARGMAGGTSTGSAVSKAAGAARGMAGIAGRASAGSAVSKAAGADGARRTGAGPAASAARAGVRRAASGRSGSADSAQPGAASRTGSLKSAASKSASMGARPKP from the coding sequence ATGAACGCCAATCTGCCTTTGCCTTTCAAAAAGCCGCTCGGAGCGGCCGGCCGCGGCTTGCCCGCCGCCACTCTCGCCTCCGGGGACAACAGCAGCCGCCTCGTGCCGGACAGCGATGCCGACAGCGGCTATTTCCGCGCGCTCGAGAGCCGCGGGCTGTTCCTGAACGGCCCCCAGATCGAGGCCGTCCGCCATGGCGACGGCCCGCTGCTGACGCTCGCCGGAGCCGGCTCCGGCAAGACGAGCGTGCTCGCCGCCCGCACCGGCTATCTGATCGCGGAGCGCGGAGCCGATCCGCGCGCGATCCTGCTCGTCACCTTTTCCGTCAAGGCCGCCCAGGAAATGAAGGACCGGATCGCCGCGCTGCCCGGCATCGCGCACGCCGCCGCCAAAGCCGTCACCGCCCGCACGTTCCACTCGTTCTTCCTGCAGCTGCTGCGCAGCCAAGGCTTCCGCCAGGAAATTCTCGGGGGCGGACCGCTGGCCGTCATCGTGCTCAAGGGCATGCTGCGCGAGCTCGGCATCGCCGATCGGCTCGAGCCCGAGACGGCGCTGGCGGCGCTGTCCGAGGCCAAGCTCAGCCTGCGCCCGCTCGCCGAGCTGCCGGAGTCGAGCCAGGCGGAGCGCGACCTCAAGCGGCTGCTCCTGCGCTTCGAGGAATGGAAGGAGCGCGAGGGCCGCATGGACTTCGACGACATCCTGCTCTGGTCGCATCGGCTGCTGACGGAGCGGCCGGCGCTGCTGCGCACGCTGCAGGACCGCTTCCGCCTCATCATGATCGACGAGTTCCAGGACACGAGCCGGCTGCAGTACGAGCTGATCCGCCTGCTCGCGGGCAAGCGCGCCAACCTGATGGCCGTCGGGGACGACGACCAGACGATCTACGGCTTCAGCGGCGCGCGGAGCGAGTATATCCTCGGGTTCCGGGACGCCTTTCCCGGCGCCCGCGTCGTCACGCTCGACACCAACTACCGCTCCTCCGCGAGCATCGTCGGCCTCGGCAACGACATCATCCGGCACAACAAGGCCCGCTACGCCAAGACGCTCAAGGCGGTGCGCACGAGCCGCCAGGTGCCGCTCTACATCCGGCCGTTCACGACCGACCAGGAAGCGGCGGCCGTCGCCGCCCATATTCGCGAGCGGGTCGAGGAGGGGGCGCGCGGCTGGGGCGACTTCGCCATCCTGTACCGCACCGCCAGCAACAGCCGGGCGATGTTCGAGCAGCTCGTGCTGTCGGACATCCCGTTCCATCTGCAGGACAGCGGCGAGCCGTTCTACGACCAGTCGGCGGTGCGTCCGCTCGTGGACTACCTGCGCCTGTCGGTCAAGCGGCGCGACTTCGCGGCGATGGAGGGCGTGCTGCCCTCGATGTACGTGGGCCGCGCCAAGGGCATGGCCCATATCCGAGCCAAGGACGATCCCCGTCCCAAAAAAGGCCCGCTCATCCATCTGCTCACGCTGGACGGGCTCAAGGACTTCCAGCGCGACTCGATCCAGGCCCGGATCACGTTCATCAAGGGGCTGAAGGCGCTGAAGCCGGCGGACGCCATCCGCCGCATGCGCAAGGACTTCTACGACGCCTGGCTCGACGCCGAGGCTGCGGCAGGCGCGGGCAGCGCCGGCACCGTCTACAAGGAGACGCTGCGCGAGGCGCTCGACGAGCTGGAGGCCTCCGCCGGCCGTTTTGCCGACGTGCCTTCGTTCCTTGCGTTCGTGAAACGGATCGGCGAGCGCCACGCCGAGATGCGGGCGCTGCCGCCGGAGGCGGCCCGGGATGCCGTCAAGCTCATGACCATCCACAAGAGCAAGGGGCTGGAGTTCCCGGCCGTCGTCCTCATCGGCGCCTCCGAGGGCATCCTGCCCCACAGCCTCGCGCTCGAAGCGGACAAGCTGTCCGACTACGGCAACGGGGCGGCTGCGGCGGGCGATCCCGCCTCGCTCCGGGAAGCCGCGCTGGAGGAGGAGCGCCGCCTCGCCTACGTCGCCGTCACGCGGGCGCGCGACGAGCTGCTCGTCAGCTCCCCGAGCCTGTGGCGGGGCCGCAAGACCGACGTGTCGCGCTTCCTGCTCGACGCGTTCCGCCCGGCGGCGGGCACCCCGGCCGGCAGCGCAGGCTCCGGCGCGGCTGGCGGCATGGCCGGCATGGCTGGCGGCCCTGGCAGCGTGAGCACGGGATCGGCCGTAAGCAAGGCTGGCGCAGCTGGCGGCATGGCTGGCGGCGCCAGCACCGGATCGGCCGTCAGCAAGGCTGACGCAGCTCGAGGCATGGCTGGCGGCACCAGCACCGGATCGGCCGTCAGCAAAGCTGCTGGCGCAGCTAGAGGCATGGCTGGCATAGCTGGCCGCGCAAGCGCCGGATCGGCCGTCAGCAAGGCTGCTGGCGCAGACGGCGCAAGACGGACCGGTGCCGGCCCAGCTGCCAGCGCAGCCAGAGCCGGCGTTAGACGGGCCGCAAGCGGCCGGAGCGGCTCGGCCGACTCAGCTCAACCCGGCGCGGCGTCGCGCACGGGTTCACTAAAATCTGCTGCGTCCAAGTCCGCATCGATGGGCGCGAGACCGAAGCCCTAG
- a CDS encoding helix-turn-helix domain-containing protein, producing the protein MKLLQFALPPLPYYIASGHEDHGPGMVHVDRCNIGLFDLLAVEEGELLVTEDGRSYEVGPGQALILRPDAHHYGTAPTRLRTRCYWLHFKHDGYWTATDERLPLYRDPRGAWNGGDASTGEELDSAHDADWKMNAPLFSVQMPQYADLVEPARTFELLGQLTALTSSGQVGGALWRQQILFQELLQQLSAGLDARSTSPSAACAAQAAAYLRRHYREDISARAMSDSLNFHSVYIARCMQKEFGCSPKEYLLRYRIGQSKLLLLRTDYPVSRIAGEVGFNQAAYFASCFAKYEGLSPRSYRQRFSHA; encoded by the coding sequence ATGAAGCTGCTGCAATTCGCCTTGCCTCCGCTTCCTTACTATATCGCCAGCGGACACGAGGACCACGGCCCCGGCATGGTCCATGTCGACCGCTGCAACATCGGCCTGTTCGACCTGCTGGCCGTCGAGGAGGGCGAGCTGCTCGTCACCGAGGACGGCCGGAGCTACGAGGTCGGTCCGGGGCAGGCGCTCATCCTGCGGCCCGACGCGCATCACTACGGCACGGCTCCGACGCGCCTGCGCACGCGCTGCTACTGGCTGCATTTCAAGCACGACGGCTACTGGACCGCCACCGACGAGCGGCTGCCGCTTTACCGCGATCCGCGCGGAGCCTGGAACGGCGGGGACGCCTCCACCGGCGAAGAGCTCGACAGCGCCCATGACGCCGATTGGAAAATGAACGCGCCCCTGTTCTCCGTGCAGATGCCGCAGTACGCCGACCTGGTCGAGCCGGCGCGCACGTTCGAGCTGCTCGGCCAGCTCACGGCGCTGACGAGCAGCGGCCAGGTCGGCGGCGCGCTCTGGCGCCAGCAGATCCTGTTCCAGGAGCTGCTGCAGCAGCTGTCGGCCGGTCTCGACGCGCGCTCGACCTCGCCTTCGGCGGCCTGCGCCGCGCAGGCCGCCGCCTACCTGCGCCGGCACTACCGCGAGGACATCAGCGCCCGCGCGATGAGCGACAGCCTGAACTTCCACTCCGTCTACATCGCCCGCTGCATGCAAAAGGAGTTCGGCTGCTCGCCGAAGGAGTACCTGCTGCGCTACCGCATCGGCCAGTCCAAGCTGCTGCTGCTGCGCACCGACTATCCCGTCTCGCGCATCGCCGGCGAGGTCGGCTTCAACCAGGCGGCGTACTTCGCCTCCTGCTTCGCCAAGTACGAGGGGCTGTCGCCGCGCAGCTACCGGCAGCGCTTCTCGCATGCCTGA
- a CDS encoding MarR family winged helix-turn-helix transcriptional regulator, with product MSCRTEDLLYVLIHLNKQLACRFEADVGLSPNRLELLCQLRGVEEISQSDLQKAVSIDPAAVTRHMQQLEAEGKLVRTRCEDDNRVTKVRLTDEGRSWIESCNRQKDRFMERLQAGLDESERKELLRLLLALGRSLEEPSAAASGPSAAVRREAGARLIGD from the coding sequence ATGAGCTGCCGTACCGAGGATCTGCTCTATGTGCTGATTCATCTGAACAAGCAGCTGGCCTGCCGGTTCGAGGCGGATGTCGGGCTGAGCCCGAATCGGCTGGAGCTGCTGTGCCAGCTGCGCGGCGTGGAGGAGATCAGCCAGTCCGACCTGCAGAAGGCGGTCTCGATCGACCCTGCGGCCGTGACGCGGCACATGCAGCAGCTGGAGGCGGAGGGCAAGCTCGTCCGTACCCGCTGCGAGGACGACAACCGCGTGACCAAGGTGCGGCTGACCGACGAGGGCAGGAGCTGGATCGAGTCGTGCAACCGCCAGAAGGATCGGTTCATGGAGCGGCTGCAGGCGGGACTGGACGAGTCGGAGCGCAAGGAGCTGCTGCGGCTGCTGCTTGCGCTCGGCCGCTCGCTGGAGGAGCCGTCCGCTGCCGCCAGCGGCCCCTCCGCGGCGGTCCGGCGCGAGGCGGGCGCGAGGCTGATCGGGGATTGA
- a CDS encoding MATE family efflux transporter has protein sequence MKNRNYSLWALSWPIFIELFLQFLLGAADTFMVSEISDDAVAVVGFSHQLFNALTVLFTVIASGAGILIAQKLGARKEEDARSISIIALKTTVLIGAAVSVLLIALPGPIASLLQMPEELLPLARTYISIVGGSMILAAIMSTLSAAIRNTGNTRGPMYTAIGMNVVHIFLNYGFIYGAFGLPEWGLAGVAASTVVSRLLASALLVYMFLFAFERRIWWGDIKLWSRSLFREILRIGWPLGVYSGNWVLSQLVIFTFIGSLGAAQLAARTYMNTLESFCFLIGFSIALATQIRVAHLFGAGNTREAYKDAYKGLWIGQLVVIANSFIIFLFGSQALGLFTTDPQILAICAGLLGLNLLLQPGKMLNMTIADSLNAVGDTRFTMYVSTLSMWGVSVAVSYFFSIHLGYGLTAIYICMIADEYLRGFVCWLRWRSFKWASRAGSPELPAQGGAAAEA, from the coding sequence ATGAAAAATCGCAACTACTCGTTATGGGCGCTGTCCTGGCCCATCTTCATCGAGCTGTTCCTGCAGTTCCTGCTCGGAGCGGCGGATACGTTCATGGTCAGCGAAATTTCCGACGACGCGGTCGCGGTCGTCGGGTTCTCGCACCAGCTGTTCAACGCGCTGACGGTGCTGTTCACGGTCATCGCCAGCGGCGCCGGCATCCTCATCGCGCAGAAGCTCGGAGCGCGCAAGGAGGAGGACGCCCGCTCGATCAGCATCATCGCGCTCAAGACGACGGTGCTCATCGGAGCCGCGGTCAGCGTGCTGCTCATCGCCCTGCCCGGGCCGATCGCGAGCCTGCTGCAGATGCCCGAGGAGCTGCTGCCGCTGGCGCGCACCTACATCTCCATCGTCGGCGGCAGCATGATCCTGGCGGCGATCATGAGCACGCTCAGCGCGGCGATCCGCAACACGGGCAACACGCGCGGACCGATGTATACGGCGATCGGCATGAACGTCGTGCATATCTTCCTCAACTACGGCTTCATCTACGGCGCGTTCGGCCTGCCCGAATGGGGCCTGGCGGGCGTCGCGGCCAGCACCGTCGTCAGCCGCCTGCTCGCCTCGGCGCTGCTGGTCTACATGTTCCTGTTCGCGTTCGAGCGCCGAATCTGGTGGGGCGACATCAAGCTGTGGAGCCGCAGCCTGTTCCGCGAGATCCTGCGCATCGGCTGGCCGCTCGGCGTCTACTCCGGCAACTGGGTGCTCTCGCAGCTCGTCATCTTCACGTTCATCGGCTCGCTCGGAGCGGCGCAGCTGGCGGCGCGCACGTACATGAACACGCTGGAGTCGTTCTGCTTCCTCATCGGCTTCTCGATTGCGCTGGCGACGCAGATCCGCGTGGCGCATCTGTTCGGCGCCGGCAACACCCGCGAAGCCTACAAGGACGCGTACAAAGGGCTCTGGATCGGCCAGCTCGTCGTCATCGCCAACTCGTTCATCATCTTCCTGTTCGGCAGCCAGGCGCTCGGCCTGTTCACGACCGATCCCCAGATCCTGGCGATCTGCGCCGGCCTGCTCGGTCTGAACCTGCTGCTGCAGCCGGGCAAGATGCTCAACATGACGATCGCAGACTCGCTGAACGCCGTCGGAGACACGCGCTTCACGATGTACGTCTCGACGCTCAGCATGTGGGGCGTGTCGGTGGCCGTCTCCTATTTCTTCAGCATCCATCTCGGCTACGGCCTGACGGCCATCTATATCTGCATGATCGCCGACGAATACTTGCGCGGCTTCGTCTGCTGGCTGCGCTGGCGCAGCTTCAAGTGGGCTTCCCGCGCGGGCTCGCCCGAGCTGCCGGCGCAGGGCGGAGCGGCTGCGGAGGCCTGA
- a CDS encoding nitroreductase family protein has product MTNAAAVVRTNDYREIVAGRRSVREYDPSVKISREEMTELLEEATLAPSSVNLQPWRFVVAQSDEAKAALAEIAPRNRTQVMTSSAVIAVFGDMQAFDYAGEIMSSSVAKGYMTQEVMDQMMANYSGLFSSVPKSAFRDMILLDTGLVSMQIMLAARARGYDTNPIGGYDKSRVAETFGLEADRYVPSMLISVGKAAKDARLTTRLPIDRVAEWK; this is encoded by the coding sequence ATGACGAATGCAGCTGCCGTTGTCCGCACGAACGATTACCGCGAGATCGTCGCCGGGCGCCGCTCGGTGCGCGAGTACGATCCGTCCGTCAAGATCAGCCGCGAGGAGATGACCGAGCTTCTGGAGGAAGCGACGCTCGCGCCGTCCTCCGTCAACCTGCAGCCGTGGCGCTTCGTCGTCGCCCAGAGCGACGAGGCGAAGGCCGCGCTGGCGGAGATCGCTCCGCGCAACCGCACGCAGGTGATGACTTCTTCGGCCGTCATCGCCGTGTTCGGCGACATGCAGGCGTTCGACTACGCCGGGGAGATCATGTCGAGCTCCGTGGCCAAGGGCTACATGACGCAGGAGGTCATGGACCAGATGATGGCCAATTACAGCGGGCTGTTCAGCAGCGTGCCGAAATCGGCTTTCCGCGACATGATCCTGCTCGACACCGGCCTGGTCAGCATGCAGATCATGCTGGCGGCGCGCGCCCGCGGCTACGACACGAACCCGATCGGCGGCTACGACAAGTCGCGCGTCGCCGAGACGTTCGGCCTGGAGGCGGACCGCTACGTGCCGTCCATGCTCATCTCGGTCGGCAAGGCCGCCAAGGACGCCCGCCTGACGACCCGGCTGCCGATCGATCGCGTCGCCGAGTGGAAGTAA
- a CDS encoding glycoside hydrolase family 125 protein: MEQFRLPTIPMPQLELPAAVRQALAEAEAKLADRPKLQRLFRNCFPNTLETTTKLMPDGTTFVITGDIPAMWLRDSVEQVIHYVPLAKEDADLQRILEGLIRRHMAMILIDPYANAFNESANDWHWNTTDETDMGPWVWERKFELDSICFSFRLAYAYWQETKHTAIFDTDFKRAMRAAIDLWKREQRHFEQSPYRFVRDNGIPEDSLRNKGLGMPVNYTGMIWSGFRPSDDACDFHYNIPANLFAVVTMRQMKEIAKWVFRDMALVQELADLAAEVEHGIRLYGIVRHPQFGPIYAYETDGYGNHCLMDDAGTPGLMSIPYFGYAAADDPIYLNTRRFALSRENPFYFEGRQAKGIGSPHTPDGYIWHMALSMQGLTATSAEEKLAMIDLLEATDADTGYMHEGFHSDDPAVFTRKWFAWSNSLFAQLVYKAMQDGLIGRS; this comes from the coding sequence ATGGAGCAATTCCGATTACCGACCATTCCGATGCCGCAGCTGGAGCTGCCTGCCGCCGTGCGGCAGGCGCTGGCCGAGGCCGAAGCCAAGCTGGCCGACCGGCCGAAGCTGCAGCGTCTTTTCCGCAACTGCTTCCCCAACACGCTGGAGACGACGACCAAGCTGATGCCCGACGGCACGACGTTCGTCATCACCGGCGACATCCCGGCCATGTGGCTGCGCGACTCCGTCGAGCAGGTGATCCACTACGTGCCGCTCGCCAAGGAAGACGCCGACCTGCAGCGCATCCTCGAAGGGCTCATCCGCCGCCACATGGCGATGATCCTCATCGACCCTTACGCCAACGCGTTCAACGAATCGGCCAACGACTGGCACTGGAACACGACCGACGAGACCGACATGGGGCCGTGGGTGTGGGAGCGCAAGTTCGAGCTCGACTCGATCTGCTTCTCGTTCCGCCTCGCCTACGCCTATTGGCAGGAGACGAAGCATACGGCCATCTTCGACACGGACTTCAAGCGCGCGATGCGCGCCGCGATCGACCTGTGGAAAAGGGAGCAGCGGCACTTCGAGCAGTCGCCGTACCGCTTCGTGCGCGACAACGGCATTCCGGAGGACTCCCTCCGGAACAAAGGGCTCGGCATGCCGGTCAACTACACCGGCATGATCTGGTCCGGCTTCCGCCCGAGCGACGACGCCTGCGACTTCCACTACAACATCCCGGCCAATCTGTTCGCCGTCGTGACGATGCGCCAGATGAAGGAGATCGCCAAGTGGGTGTTCCGAGACATGGCGCTCGTCCAGGAGCTGGCCGACCTCGCCGCCGAGGTGGAGCACGGCATCCGGCTGTACGGCATCGTCCGCCACCCGCAGTTCGGCCCGATCTACGCCTACGAGACGGACGGCTACGGCAACCATTGCCTGATGGACGACGCCGGCACGCCGGGCCTCATGTCCATCCCGTACTTCGGCTACGCCGCTGCGGACGATCCGATCTACCTGAACACGCGCCGCTTCGCGCTCAGCCGCGAGAACCCGTTCTACTTCGAGGGCAGGCAGGCCAAAGGCATCGGCAGCCCGCACACGCCGGACGGCTACATCTGGCACATGGCGCTCTCGATGCAGGGCCTGACCGCGACGTCCGCCGAGGAGAAGCTCGCGATGATCGATCTTCTGGAGGCGACCGACGCCGACACCGGCTACATGCACGAGGGCTTCCACTCCGACGATCCGGCCGTATTCACGCGCAAATGGTTCGCCTGGTCGAACAGCCTGTTCGCCCAGCTCGTCTACAAAGCGATGCAGGACGGCCTGATCGGCCGCAGCTGA